In one Alnus glutinosa chromosome 14, dhAlnGlut1.1, whole genome shotgun sequence genomic region, the following are encoded:
- the LOC133857118 gene encoding L-ascorbate oxidase-like has protein sequence MVEIWQYRRIMLKLLALCLLISLVYVQIAEAARIRHYKWEVKYEYKFPDCYKKLVITINGKSPGPTILAQQGDAIIVEVKNSLMLENLAIHWHGIRQIGSPWSDGTEGVTQCPILPGDTFKYEFKVDRPGTYLYHAHYGMQREAGLYGSIRVSLPDGEKEPFAYDYDRSIILNDWYHKSTYEQATGLSSIPFGWVGEPQSLLIQGKGKFDCSSVPSSSGLCNASSPECSPYVITVIPGKTYRLRVSSLTALSALSFQIEGHNMTVVEADGHYVEPFVVENLFIYSGETYSVLIKADQEPSRNYWMTTNVVSRLPNTTAGLAILNYYPNHPRRSPSTVPPAGPMWNATAPRLAQSQAIKARQGFISTPPAISDRVIVFLNTQNRVNGYTRWSVNNVSFTLPHTPYLVALKYNLRHVFNQSPPPTGYDFVNYNIDSVPANKNATLSDGIYRLQFNTTVDIILQNAKSMENITSETHPWHLHGHDFWVLGHGTGKFDIYNDPKKYNLVNPIMKNTVPVHPLGWTALRFKADNPGVWLFHCHIESHFHLGMGVVFEEGIEEVGNLPSSIMGCGETKAFGKP, from the exons ATGGTTGAAATATGGCAATACAGAAGAATTATGTTGAAGCTGCTGGCTTTGTGTCTGTTAATCTCTTTGGTGTATGTTCAAATTGCTGAGGCCGCCAGAATTCGGCATTACAAATGGGAGGTGAAGTATGAGTACAAGTTCCCCGATTGCTATAAGAAGCTTGTTATCACTATCAATGGCAAATCTCCAGGACCCACAATCTTGGCCCAGCAAGGCGACGCCATCATTGTGGAGGTGAAGAACAGCCTTATGCTAGAGAACCTTGCAATCCATTGGCATGGAATCCGACAG ATTGGATCACCTTGGAGTGATGGAACAGAGGGGGTGACCCAATGTCCAATATTGCCTGGGGATACCTTCAAATACGAGTTTAAAGTTGATAGG CCTGGGACTTACCTGTACCACGCGCACTATGGAATGCAAAGAGAAGCAGGGCTATATGGATCAATCCGTGTATCACTTCCTGATGGAGAGAAAGAACCGTTTGCCTACGATTATGATCGGAGCATCATCCTTAACGATTGGTACCACAAAAGCACTTATGAACAAGCCACTGGATTGTCCTCCATTCCATTTGGCTGGGTTGGGGAGCCACAG TCGCTTCTTAttcaaggaaaaggaaaattcgACTGCTCTAGTGTACCCTCTTCATCCGGGCTTTGTAATGCATCCAGTCCAGAATGCTCTCCTTATGTAATAACTGTAATCCCCGGGAAAACGTATCGACTAAGAGTCTCTAGCTTGACTGCTCTATCAGCCCTTAGCTTTCAAATAGAG GGTCATAATATGACTGTGGTTGAGGCCGATGGGCACTATGTGGAGCCATTTGTGGTGGAAAATCTATTCATATACTCTGGAGAGACATACTCTGTCCTTATAAAAGCCGATCAAGAGCCTTCAAGAAATTACTGGATGACAACAAACGTGGTTAGCCGACTTCCTAATACCACAGCCGGTTTAGCCATTCTCAATTACTATCCAAATCATCCAAGGCGATCCCCTTCAACAGTTCCACCGGCCGGCCCCATGTGGAATGCCACCGCACCCAGATTGGCACAAAGTCAAGCCATTAAGGCTCGCCAAGGTTTCATATCCACCCCTCCAGCAATTTCAGACAGAGTCATCGTGTTTCTCAACACACAGAATCGCGTCAATGGTTATACGCGTTGGTCCGTAAATAATGTCTCTTTCACCCTCCCCCACACACCTTACCTTGTTGCACTGAAGTACAACTTACGCCACGTGTTCAATCAGTCCCCACCACCTACAGGGTACGACTTTGTGAACTACAACATTGACAGCGTCCCTGCAAACAAGAATGCCACTTTGAGCGATGGCATTTATCGACTACAGTTCAACACGACAGTGGATATTATACTGCAAAATGCAAAATCCATGGAGAATATCACCAGTGAGACACATCCATGGCATCTACACGGGCATGATTTTTGGGTCCTTGGCCACGGAACTGGCAAGTTTGACATATATAACGACCCAAAGAAATACAACTTAGTGAATCCAATCATGAAGAACACAGTGCCTGTTCATCCCTTAGGCTGGACTGCTTTGAGGTTTAAGGCAGATAATCCGGGTGTATGGCTTTTCCATTGCCATATAGAGTCTCACTTCCACTTGGGTATGGGAGTGGTGTTTGAAGAAGGGATTGAGGAGGTTGGAAATTTGCCTTCTTCTATAATGGGCTGCGGTGAGACCAAAGCATTTGGAAAGCCCTAG
- the LOC133857117 gene encoding L-ascorbate oxidase-like, with translation MLFSEVSKWQYRRMMVLKLLALCLFISLVYVQIAEAARIRHYKWEVKYEYKSPDCYKKLAITINGKSPGPTILAQQGDTIIVEVKNSLMLENLAIHWHGIRQIGSPWSDGTEGVTQCPILPGDTFKYEFKVDRPGTYLYHAHYGMQREAGLYGSIRVSLPDGEKEPFAYDYDRSIILNDWYHKSTYEQATGLSSIPFVWVGEPQSLLIQGKGKFDCSSVPSSSGLCNASNPECSPYAMTVIPGKTYRLRVSSLTALSALSFQIEGHNMTVVEADGHNVEPFVVDNLFIYSGETYSVLIKADQDPSRNYWMTTNVVSREPNTTDGLAILNYYPNHPRRSPPTAPPAGPMWNDPASRLAQSQAIKARQGFISTPPATSDKVIVFLNTQNRVNGYTRWSVNNVSFTLPHTPYLVALKNNLLHTFNQSPPPTGYDFEKYNIYSVPANTNASLSDSIYRLQLDTTVDIILQNAVSMGGTTSETHPWHLHGHDFWVLGYGTGKFDINEDPKKYNLVNPIMKNTVPVHPYGWTALRFKADNPGVWLFHCHIESHFHMGMGVVFEEGIEKVGNLPSSIMGCGETKGLGKP, from the exons ATGCTATTTTCAGAAGTGTCTAAGTGGCAATACAGAAGAATGATGGTGTTGAAGTTGCTGGCTTTGTGTCTCTTCATCTCTTTGGTGTATGTTCAAATTGCTGAGGCCGCCAGAATTCGGCATTACAAATGGGAGGTAAAGTATGAGTACAAGTCCCCCGATTGCTATAAGAAGCTTGCTATCACTATCAATGGCAAATCTCCAGGACCCACAATCTTGGCCCAGCAAGGCGACACCATCATTGTGGAGGTGAAGAACAGCCTTATGCTAGAGAACCTTGCAATCCATTGGCACGGAATCCGACAG ATTGGATCACCTTGGAGTGATGGAACAGAGGGGGTGACCCAATGTCCAATATTGCCTGGGGATACCTTCAAATACGAGTTTAAAGTTGATAGG CCTGGGACTTACCTGTACCACGCGCACTATGGAATGCAAAGAGAAGCAGGGCTATATGGATCAATCCGCGTATCACTTCCTGATGGAGAGAAAGAACCGTTTGCCTATGATTACGATCGGAGCATCATCCTTAACGATTGGTACCACAAAAGCACTTATGAACAAGCCACTGGATTGTCCTCCATTCCTTTTGTCTGGGTTGGGGAGCCACAG TCGCTTCTTAttcaaggaaaaggaaaattcgACTGCTCTAGCGTACCCTCTTCATCCGGGCTTTGTAATGCATCCAATCCAGAATGCTCTCCTTATGCAATGACTGTAATCCCCGGAAAAACATACCGACTAAGAGTCTCTAGCTTGACTGCTCTATCTGCCCTTAGCTTTCAAATAGAG GGTCATAATATGACTGTGGTTGAGGCAGATGGGCACAATGTGGAGCCATTTGTGGTGGACAACCTATTCATATACTCTGGAGAGACATACTCTGTTCTTATAAAAGCCGATCAAGACCCTTCAAGAAATTATTGGATGACAACAAATGTGGTTAGCCGAGAACCTAATACTACAGATGGTTTAGCCATTCTCAATTACTATCCAAACCATCCAAGGCGATCCCCTCCAACAGCTCCACCGGCCGGCCCCATGTGGAATGACCCTGCATCCCGATTGGCTCAAAGTCAAGCCATTAAAGCTCGCCAAGGTTTCATATCCACCCCTCCCGCAACCTCAGACAAAGTCATCGTGTTTCTCAACACACAGAATCGCGTCAATGGTTATACGCGCTGGTCCGTGAATAATGTCTCTTTCACCCTCCCCCACACCCCTTACCTTGTTGCACTGAAGAACAACCTACTTCACACGTTCAATCAGTCCCCACCGCCTACGGGGTACGACTTTGAAAAGTACAACATTTACAGCGTCCCTGCGAACACGAATGCGTCTTTGAGCGATAGCATTTATCGGCTACAGTTGGACACGACAGTGGATATCATACTCCAAAATGCAGTATCCATGGGTGGTACGACCAGTGAGACACATCCATGGCATCTCCATGGGCACGACTTTTGGGTACTAGGCTACGGAACTGGCAAGTTTGACATAAATGAAGACccgaaaaaatacaatttggtGAATCCAATCATGAAGAACACAGTGCCTGTTCATCCCTATGGTTGGACTGCTTTGAGGTTCAAGGCAGATAATCCAGGTGTCTGGCTTTTCCATTGCCATATAGAGTCTCACTTCCACATGGGTATGGGAGTGGTGTTTGAAGAAGGGATTGAGAAGGTTGGAAATTTGCCTTCTTCTATTATGGGCTGCGGTGAGACCAAAGGATTGGGCAAGCCATAG